The following proteins are encoded in a genomic region of Cyclonatronum proteinivorum:
- the pgm gene encoding phosphoglucomutase (alpha-D-glucose-1,6-bisphosphate-dependent), with amino-acid sequence MALHELAGKPAPESILTNIPRLVSKYYTLKPDANDPAQAVSFGTSGHRGTSTNLSFNQNHIFAICQAIADYRKMKDIHGPLYIGMDTHALSEAALQTAIRVFAANGVHVMVENGGGYTPTPVISHAIITYNSQNPEDPADGIVITPSHNPPEDGGIKYNMTHGGPADSKTTKLIQDRANDIIKSGLKDVLKMDFEDSFEGPHIHNYDYITPYVEDLKNVIDMEAIKDAGIKIGVDPLGGSGIKYWPAIADRYGLDLEIVNNHVDASFRFMHVDKDGKIRMDCSSPYAMAGLIKLKDKFDIAFGNDPDYDRHGIVTKSGLMNPNHYLAVAIWYLFQNRPQWHAELKIGKTLVSSSMIDRVAESIGKEVSEVPVGFKWFVDGLYNGECGFGGEESAGASFLRFDGKPWSTDKDGIIMNLLAAEILAKTGKSPSEHYAGFEEKFGSPVYERLDAPATPEQKAVLANLNANDIKSDTLAGEQIIAKLTHAPGNGAAIGGLKVVTENGWFAARPSGTENIYKIYTESFKGKEHLSLIQKEAQELISSLF; translated from the coding sequence GTGGCACTACACGAATTAGCAGGAAAACCTGCACCAGAGAGTATTTTAACCAATATCCCCCGACTTGTTAGTAAATACTATACGCTTAAACCTGATGCCAATGATCCGGCGCAGGCCGTAAGTTTCGGTACTTCCGGTCACCGGGGTACGTCAACAAACTTATCTTTCAATCAAAACCATATTTTTGCAATCTGTCAGGCAATTGCCGACTACCGCAAGATGAAAGATATACATGGTCCGCTTTACATCGGCATGGATACACACGCCCTTTCGGAAGCCGCCCTGCAAACGGCTATACGCGTGTTTGCGGCCAACGGCGTACATGTGATGGTTGAAAACGGCGGCGGATACACGCCTACACCCGTAATTTCGCACGCCATCATTACCTACAACAGCCAAAATCCGGAAGATCCAGCGGATGGCATTGTTATTACGCCTTCCCACAATCCGCCGGAAGACGGCGGGATTAAGTATAACATGACGCACGGCGGGCCGGCTGATTCCAAAACGACAAAACTCATTCAGGATCGTGCGAATGATATCATCAAAAGCGGCCTGAAAGACGTGCTCAAAATGGATTTCGAAGACTCTTTCGAAGGCCCGCATATCCATAATTACGATTACATCACGCCCTATGTCGAAGATCTGAAAAACGTGATCGATATGGAAGCGATCAAAGATGCAGGTATCAAAATTGGCGTTGATCCGCTTGGCGGTTCCGGCATAAAATACTGGCCGGCAATAGCTGACCGCTATGGTCTCGACCTTGAGATCGTGAACAATCATGTAGATGCCTCTTTCCGGTTTATGCACGTAGATAAGGACGGTAAGATCAGGATGGATTGCTCTTCCCCCTACGCCATGGCCGGACTTATTAAGCTAAAAGATAAGTTTGACATCGCTTTCGGAAATGACCCGGACTACGACCGTCACGGCATTGTGACAAAATCCGGCCTGATGAATCCCAATCATTATCTCGCTGTGGCAATTTGGTATCTCTTCCAAAATCGTCCGCAATGGCATGCTGAACTTAAGATCGGCAAGACACTTGTTTCAAGCTCGATGATTGACCGGGTAGCTGAGAGTATCGGTAAAGAAGTTTCTGAAGTCCCGGTTGGTTTCAAATGGTTCGTAGATGGTCTTTACAATGGCGAATGTGGTTTTGGCGGAGAAGAAAGCGCCGGCGCGAGTTTCCTGCGTTTCGACGGAAAACCATGGTCAACCGATAAAGACGGTATCATCATGAACCTCCTTGCCGCAGAGATTTTAGCCAAAACAGGCAAGAGTCCTTCAGAGCACTATGCCGGATTTGAAGAAAAATTCGGTTCCCCCGTGTATGAGCGCCTCGATGCCCCTGCAACCCCCGAGCAAAAAGCCGTGCTTGCCAACCTGAACGCGAATGATATCAAATCAGACACCCTGGCTGGTGAGCAGATAATCGCGAAGCTTACACACGCTCCGGGTAACGGCGCAGCCATTGGCGGTTTGAAGGTTGTGACGGAAAATGGATGGTTCGCAGCAAGACCATCAGGCACGGAAAATATTTATAAAATTTACACCGAAAGCTTCAAAGGCAAAGAACACCTTAGCCTGATCCAGAAAGAAGCACAGGAACTTATAAGCAGTCTGTTCTGA
- the cheB gene encoding chemotaxis-specific protein-glutamate methyltransferase CheB: MSASGTTARIRVLIVDDSFTSRRLHERILASDPRFEVAGMASNGKAAIEMIRNLEPDVVSMDVQMPDMDGIEATRLIMQHAPVPIVIVSSLYDATQKELAIQAMAAGAVHIMPKPLGPGHDQYARSSERYLRMLKNMSEVRVVRRRTKGSQPPMASDKRAYDVQASKAGPAVWQSQKRIVVIGASAGGPEALRIILNSFDSSFKFPVVVVQHIDENFSETFREWLQTHSLIPVVLAKDGMQLQPAHVYLAPGGKHLSFKNSAHLILTDEPAYKGHKPSVSQLFKSAKAFFGNQTVAVLLSGMGDDGAEEMLALKNCGATTLAQDEASSLVFGMPGAAVKNGGAQMVYPPERIAQKILELQKL, translated from the coding sequence ATGAGCGCAAGCGGCACAACAGCCCGGATTCGGGTACTGATTGTAGATGACAGTTTCACGAGCAGGCGGCTGCATGAACGCATACTTGCGTCAGACCCGAGGTTTGAAGTTGCCGGGATGGCGTCTAACGGGAAAGCGGCCATAGAGATGATCCGCAATCTGGAACCTGATGTCGTGAGCATGGATGTTCAGATGCCCGATATGGACGGCATCGAAGCTACCCGGCTGATTATGCAGCACGCACCGGTACCTATCGTAATTGTAAGCAGCCTCTATGACGCTACACAGAAGGAGCTGGCCATTCAGGCAATGGCCGCGGGGGCAGTACACATCATGCCCAAACCTCTTGGTCCGGGCCATGATCAGTACGCGCGATCTTCAGAACGCTATCTGCGCATGCTTAAAAATATGTCGGAAGTCAGGGTTGTAAGACGACGAACAAAAGGTTCGCAGCCGCCGATGGCTTCGGATAAAAGAGCTTACGACGTTCAAGCGTCAAAGGCAGGGCCAGCTGTTTGGCAGTCGCAAAAAAGAATCGTTGTAATCGGCGCGTCAGCCGGCGGACCGGAAGCCCTGCGAATCATACTAAATTCATTTGATTCATCCTTCAAATTTCCGGTTGTTGTTGTTCAGCATATTGATGAAAACTTTTCTGAAACCTTCAGGGAATGGCTTCAGACGCATTCTTTGATTCCGGTTGTACTCGCTAAAGACGGGATGCAGCTTCAGCCTGCGCACGTCTATCTTGCCCCCGGCGGGAAGCATCTGTCCTTTAAGAACAGTGCACACTTAATTTTGACAGATGAGCCTGCCTATAAAGGACACAAGCCATCTGTGAGTCAGCTGTTTAAAAGTGCCAAAGCATTTTTCGGAAATCAAACCGTGGCGGTTTTGCTTTCCGGTATGGGCGATGATGGCGCAGAAGAAATGCTTGCCCTGAAAAACTGCGGCGCTACAACACTGGCTCAGGATGAAGCGAGCAGTCTCGTATTTGGGATGCCGGGAGCGGCCGTAAAAAATGGCGGGGCGCAGATGGTTTACCCGCCTGAACGCATTGCCCAAAAAATTCTGGAATTACAAAAACTTTAA
- the brnQ gene encoding branched-chain amino acid transport system II carrier protein — protein sequence MMFSKQFRDAFIIGVALFAMFFGAGNLIFPPYMGLLGGESWALTFLGFAFTGIGLPLLGILAASRAGGSVEHLASRVSSVFGIILSVIVLLAIGPLLAIPRTAATAFELGAAAIWPEFSAVLFSVLFFGMTFWFTMNRNNVIRKIGKYLTPFLVLTLAWIIVRGIFFPIGEPGSASLRSPFGDGFREGYQTMDALASLVFTQIVIAALVYQGYKSTAEQTRLTLIAGSIAALGLLLVYGGLMYLGATAAGLFESNVERTTLLIGITEALLGGSGAIALGIAVTIACLTTAIGLTATVAEYFSRLTAQRLSYRTVAVITVVFSGFFAIRGVTEIVNIAYPLLVLVYPVAIVLILLTITGGTFIHRFVYVGGVSGALLVSIPEALHIAGIASGPFTIVLALIPFAEAGFAWAVAGLAGMLIGLLTVRVYYGTFFANVDWD from the coding sequence ATGATGTTTTCTAAACAGTTCAGGGATGCCTTTATCATTGGTGTCGCCCTTTTTGCCATGTTTTTTGGGGCAGGAAACCTGATTTTTCCACCCTATATGGGACTGTTAGGCGGGGAGAGCTGGGCGCTTACTTTTTTAGGCTTTGCCTTCACCGGAATAGGGCTGCCGCTTCTTGGTATTCTCGCTGCATCGCGGGCGGGTGGTTCGGTTGAGCATCTTGCGAGTCGTGTATCCTCTGTGTTCGGCATCATTCTAAGCGTTATTGTATTGCTGGCTATAGGCCCGCTTCTTGCCATTCCCCGAACAGCCGCAACGGCCTTTGAGCTTGGTGCCGCAGCAATCTGGCCGGAGTTCTCCGCAGTTTTATTCTCGGTTCTTTTCTTTGGTATGACTTTCTGGTTTACCATGAACCGCAACAATGTCATCCGCAAAATCGGAAAATATCTTACTCCTTTTCTTGTGCTTACACTTGCCTGGATCATCGTTCGGGGCATTTTTTTTCCAATAGGAGAACCGGGGTCTGCCTCGCTGCGGTCACCCTTTGGCGATGGTTTTCGTGAAGGCTATCAAACAATGGATGCGCTTGCCTCCCTGGTCTTTACCCAAATTGTGATCGCAGCCCTGGTATATCAGGGGTATAAATCAACTGCCGAACAGACGCGGCTGACCCTGATAGCCGGGAGTATAGCGGCATTAGGGCTGCTGCTGGTCTATGGCGGTTTGATGTATCTGGGCGCCACAGCTGCAGGACTGTTCGAATCAAATGTAGAGCGAACTACCTTGTTGATTGGTATTACCGAAGCCCTTTTGGGCGGCAGCGGTGCAATAGCCCTTGGTATTGCCGTCACCATTGCCTGCCTTACAACTGCCATCGGCCTCACTGCTACTGTTGCTGAATACTTCAGCCGGCTCACGGCTCAGCGGCTCAGCTACCGGACGGTTGCCGTCATAACTGTAGTATTCAGCGGCTTTTTTGCTATTCGGGGTGTTACGGAAATTGTGAACATAGCTTACCCGCTCCTGGTGCTCGTGTACCCGGTTGCTATTGTGCTGATTCTTCTGACGATTACGGGTGGCACATTTATTCACCGCTTTGTTTATGTGGGAGGTGTAAGCGGGGCTTTATTGGTCAGCATTCCGGAAGCCCTTCACATAGCCGGAATAGCATCGGGACCTTTCACCATAGTTCTTGCCCTGATACCCTTTGCGGAAGCCGGATTTGCGTGGGCCGTTGCCGGTCTTGCCGGTATGCTGATCGGCCTGCTGACCGTCCGGGTGTATTACGGAACCTTCTTTGCGAATGTAGACTGGGATTAG
- a CDS encoding ATP-binding protein produces the protein MNYFVDQTFADGYVLLAEDSMVQAKKLKRFFDTRNIKAVVCKNGQDALEQAKKEKPELIISDVMMPVMDGYEFCSKVKSEPSITDVPFILLTSLGDPMDIIRGLQAGADNFITKPYEESYLMSRISYLIANRHVRRMGSGDMSIEIVFQNQKFEINSDKKQILDLLLSVYEAAISRNEELINTQRRLEKLNEDLKEANQELEAFTRTVSHDLRSPLSGIIGLVELLMEDFATSLDKEAFPFLEAILHSSQNMQQLINDLLSFSRSGSLEISPHEIDLTEMVKNIVADLTNLTYRHDCEITIDEGMKINADPKLFRVLMNNLIENSLKYSQNKENPHIHIGHEESDGQTVFFVKDNGTGFDMDKADNLFRPFIRLHDQTQYDGTGVGLSTVKRIVDRHGGQIWFDSKPGQGTTFYFSI, from the coding sequence ATGAATTACTTTGTTGATCAGACGTTTGCTGACGGATATGTGCTCCTTGCGGAAGATTCTATGGTGCAGGCCAAAAAACTGAAGCGTTTTTTTGATACCCGTAACATCAAAGCCGTTGTCTGCAAAAACGGACAGGATGCATTGGAGCAGGCAAAGAAGGAAAAGCCTGAGCTCATTATCAGTGACGTGATGATGCCTGTTATGGATGGTTATGAGTTTTGCAGTAAAGTTAAATCAGAACCGTCTATAACAGATGTTCCCTTTATTCTACTAACCTCACTGGGTGACCCGATGGATATCATCCGGGGACTACAGGCGGGTGCGGATAATTTTATCACAAAGCCCTATGAAGAATCCTACCTGATGTCCCGCATTTCTTACCTGATAGCCAACCGGCATGTAAGGCGGATGGGCTCAGGTGATATGAGCATTGAAATCGTTTTTCAAAACCAGAAGTTTGAAATCAACTCAGATAAAAAACAGATTCTGGATTTACTGTTGTCGGTTTATGAAGCCGCCATTAGCCGTAATGAAGAGCTGATAAATACGCAGCGGCGACTTGAGAAACTCAACGAAGATTTGAAGGAAGCTAATCAGGAGCTTGAAGCTTTCACCCGCACCGTTTCACATGATCTGCGTTCCCCGCTTAGCGGCATTATAGGGCTTGTAGAACTACTGATGGAAGACTTTGCAACAAGCCTTGACAAAGAAGCTTTTCCGTTCCTCGAAGCCATTCTGCACTCTTCCCAAAACATGCAACAGCTGATCAATGACCTCCTGAGTTTTTCCCGTTCGGGAAGTCTGGAGATCAGCCCGCACGAAATTGATCTGACGGAAATGGTTAAGAATATAGTAGCTGACCTCACCAACCTGACGTACAGGCATGACTGTGAAATTACTATTGATGAAGGTATGAAAATCAATGCAGACCCCAAGCTGTTTCGGGTTTTAATGAACAACCTGATCGAAAACAGCCTAAAATACAGCCAAAACAAAGAAAATCCTCACATTCATATCGGACATGAAGAATCTGACGGTCAAACGGTTTTCTTTGTGAAAGACAATGGTACGGGATTCGATATGGATAAGGCCGATAATTTATTCCGTCCTTTTATACGTCTGCATGATCAGACGCAGTATGACGGCACCGGAGTAGGCCTAAGTACTGTAAAAAGGATTGTTGACCGGCATGGTGGTCAGATATGGTTCGACTCAAAGCCGGGGCAGGGGACAACCTTTTATTTTTCCATTTGA
- the pdxH gene encoding pyridoxamine 5'-phosphate oxidase: MSSLSQSIADLRKNYTLQSLDIEDADKDPFKQFKHWFDEALKAEIPEPNAMVLATAAQDGQPSARVVLLKGFDERGFIFYTNYSSRKGKQLAENPLASLCFNWLELERQVRIEGRAERLSQEESDAYFQSRPFESRIGALASAQSSEVSGRAALEQRFATLVDEFSGKAVPKPDHWGGYVLAPQLIEFWQGRPGRLHDRIEYNKQEDGSWLNRRLCP; the protein is encoded by the coding sequence ATGAGTTCGCTGAGCCAAAGCATTGCTGATTTACGCAAAAACTATACCCTCCAATCCCTTGATATTGAAGATGCGGACAAGGATCCGTTTAAACAGTTTAAGCACTGGTTCGATGAAGCCCTGAAAGCGGAGATACCTGAACCAAACGCAATGGTACTCGCTACCGCAGCACAAGACGGTCAGCCTTCAGCACGCGTGGTTTTGTTGAAGGGTTTTGATGAACGCGGTTTTATTTTTTATACCAACTACAGCAGCCGAAAGGGAAAGCAACTCGCTGAAAATCCGCTGGCTTCCCTATGCTTCAACTGGCTGGAACTCGAAAGACAGGTTCGTATTGAAGGACGCGCAGAACGCCTATCGCAAGAAGAATCAGACGCTTACTTTCAATCACGGCCTTTTGAAAGCCGCATTGGGGCCCTTGCGTCAGCGCAAAGCTCGGAAGTTTCGGGAAGAGCAGCCCTTGAACAACGTTTTGCAACGCTTGTGGATGAATTCAGCGGCAAAGCGGTACCGAAGCCGGATCATTGGGGTGGCTACGTACTCGCACCACAGCTGATTGAGTTCTGGCAGGGGCGTCCCGGCAGACTGCATGATCGCATTGAGTATAACAAACAAGAAGACGGAAGCTGGCTGAACCGCAGACTTTGTCCCTGA
- a CDS encoding PAS domain S-box protein yields MSDRTPTAYDALPMAYGRFFIRNAGSDVLLTQSYNKAFEKLFGLDESSITKNQSLESLSARRNIDLGPLVAFIRRNPERDISEQLTLHFKAEEGTIINTCTLHAWIDTENFLHVFFQDEISRLLQLFEEPPKEVPVSPKNHAEHQHYDAPAENQPCSYIYAAPFGTFVTDEKGRYLDVNPAACELTGYTAEELLQMRITDVISTANADEALAFHRQLTQTGKLTGEFLLLRKNGSSIWCQLSAVKLSEDRFLGFQSDISRQKQAETELKRERRILAEIVDGTKAGTWRWNLETGDSMVNDRWGSILGYESGEITHLTLDGWLAFLHPEDTERTMKSLDKVIQGELDIYECEVRMKHKLGHWIWIYDRGSVTEFSPDGNPLMISGIQLDITARKEAKQKLEKSERRFRILFDNHTAVKLIIDPDTGQIVDANKAASAYYGWSHEALTNMRINDINTLSDKDIKSQLNNAATHLESNYQFKHRKADGSIRDVEVYSSIIQLEDKKLIHSIIHDNTARFEAELKLKREQKFNAALLESAQDGIVACDEKGNLKLFNKVARSWHQSDPDNSASAGWSNSYGLFDGEGKKQLTEQDIPLVRAFRGERFISVPITIKTKGLPTRLVAASGSPFTDEHGKKLGAVVIMRDVTEQRQLESQVSLQLAALKSAANAIAITDRDGNLEWINPAWEKLTGYAEQEVLSQNPRILKSGQQKKEYYTLLWETILAGKTWKGEIVNRRKDGSLYNEYQTITPLKNKEGKITHFIAIKEDITAQKEFEKKLLAQNETLKRIAWHQSHVVRRPVANIMGLIDLIEEEKNITENQLSAIEYLKEEILKLDEIVRKIVREANHITSGKFDIDVKKNHD; encoded by the coding sequence ATGTCAGACCGCACCCCAACAGCTTATGATGCTTTACCTATGGCATACGGCCGTTTTTTTATCCGGAATGCAGGTTCTGACGTACTTCTTACGCAATCTTACAATAAAGCTTTTGAAAAGCTTTTTGGCCTTGATGAATCCTCAATTACGAAGAACCAGTCGCTTGAATCACTGTCAGCCCGTAGAAATATTGACCTTGGTCCGCTCGTAGCATTTATCAGGCGCAATCCTGAAAGAGACATTTCCGAACAGCTTACGTTACATTTCAAAGCCGAAGAAGGCACAATCATTAATACGTGCACACTTCATGCATGGATTGACACTGAAAATTTTCTGCACGTCTTTTTTCAGGATGAAATATCCCGGTTGCTACAGCTTTTTGAGGAGCCTCCAAAAGAGGTACCTGTGTCCCCAAAAAATCATGCAGAACATCAGCATTATGACGCGCCCGCAGAAAATCAGCCCTGCAGCTATATATATGCGGCACCCTTCGGAACTTTTGTGACGGATGAAAAAGGCCGGTACCTCGATGTGAATCCGGCGGCCTGCGAACTCACGGGATATACAGCCGAAGAACTCCTTCAGATGCGTATCACGGACGTGATTTCAACTGCCAATGCAGATGAAGCACTCGCTTTTCACCGGCAGCTTACGCAAACCGGAAAGCTTACAGGCGAGTTTTTACTTCTTCGTAAAAACGGCAGCAGCATTTGGTGTCAGCTTTCGGCCGTCAAATTATCTGAAGACCGTTTCCTGGGTTTTCAGTCCGACATTTCCAGACAAAAGCAGGCGGAAACCGAACTCAAGCGTGAACGCCGCATTCTTGCTGAAATCGTAGACGGTACCAAAGCTGGTACCTGGCGCTGGAACCTGGAGACCGGTGATTCAATGGTTAATGACCGTTGGGGCAGCATATTAGGCTATGAGTCCGGCGAGATTACTCATCTGACTCTCGATGGCTGGCTTGCCTTCCTTCACCCTGAAGACACTGAAAGAACGATGAAATCACTCGATAAGGTCATTCAGGGTGAACTTGACATTTATGAGTGCGAAGTCAGAATGAAGCACAAGCTGGGGCATTGGATATGGATTTATGACCGGGGCTCTGTTACTGAGTTCTCCCCCGACGGAAATCCGCTTATGATTTCAGGGATTCAATTGGATATTACGGCACGAAAAGAAGCCAAGCAAAAACTGGAAAAAAGCGAGCGCCGTTTCAGAATACTGTTTGACAATCACACAGCCGTAAAACTGATTATTGACCCTGATACCGGTCAAATAGTAGATGCGAACAAAGCCGCTTCCGCATATTACGGGTGGTCACATGAAGCGCTCACAAACATGCGCATTAACGATATTAATACACTGAGCGATAAGGACATCAAGTCACAATTGAACAATGCAGCCACGCACTTAGAAAGTAATTATCAGTTCAAACACCGGAAAGCGGATGGAAGCATAAGGGATGTAGAGGTTTACAGTAGTATTATACAGCTTGAAGATAAGAAGCTGATCCACTCCATTATACACGATAACACAGCTCGTTTTGAAGCTGAGCTGAAGCTGAAACGAGAACAAAAGTTTAATGCTGCCCTTCTGGAAAGTGCGCAGGATGGTATTGTAGCCTGCGATGAAAAAGGCAATCTAAAGTTGTTTAACAAAGTCGCGAGGTCATGGCACCAAAGCGATCCGGACAACTCAGCGTCTGCGGGCTGGAGTAATTCCTATGGCCTTTTTGATGGAGAAGGCAAAAAACAATTAACAGAACAGGATATTCCGTTGGTAAGGGCCTTTAGGGGCGAACGCTTCATTAGTGTACCCATCACCATCAAAACCAAAGGCTTACCCACACGCCTTGTAGCAGCAAGTGGTTCTCCGTTCACAGACGAGCATGGTAAAAAATTGGGCGCAGTGGTAATTATGCGGGATGTAACCGAACAAAGACAGCTTGAATCACAAGTTAGCCTTCAGCTTGCTGCCCTTAAGTCAGCGGCCAACGCCATCGCAATTACCGACCGGGACGGAAATCTTGAGTGGATAAATCCCGCCTGGGAAAAACTCACGGGATACGCCGAACAGGAAGTGTTAAGTCAAAACCCGCGAATTCTAAAGTCAGGACAGCAAAAGAAGGAATATTATACCTTACTTTGGGAAACCATCTTAGCGGGAAAAACCTGGAAAGGAGAAATAGTTAACAGAAGAAAAGACGGCTCACTTTATAATGAGTATCAGACCATTACTCCGCTAAAAAATAAAGAAGGCAAAATCACCCACTTTATAGCAATAAAGGAAGATATTACAGCCCAAAAAGAGTTTGAAAAAAAACTACTTGCTCAAAATGAAACGCTGAAACGAATAGCCTGGCATCAGAGCCATGTTGTGCGGCGTCCGGTTGCAAATATTATGGGCTTAATCGACTTAATTGAAGAAGAAAAAAACATTACTGAAAATCAGCTTTCAGCCATTGAGTACCTCAAAGAAGAGATTCTAAAGCTTGATGAAATTGTCAGGAAAATTGTGCGTGAGGCAAATCACATTACCAGCGGCAAATTTGATATAGATGTGAAAAAGAATCACGACTAA